From the genome of Bacteroides sp. MSB163, one region includes:
- a CDS encoding DEAD/DEAH box helicase — protein sequence MKNFEELGLSPEIRRAIEEMGYECPMPVQEEVIPYLLGENNDVVALAQTGTGKTAAFGLPLIQKINVKNRIPQSLILCPTRELCLQIAGDLNDYSKYITGLRVLPVYGGSSIDSQIRALKQGVHIIVATPGRLLDLMERKTVSLTTIQNVVMDEADEMLNMGFTDSINAILADVPQERNTLLFSATMSPEIARISKKYLRDAKEITIGRKNESTSNVKHVVFTVHAKDKYAALKRIVDYYPQIYGIIFCRTRKETQEIADKLMQDGYNADSLHGELSQAQRDAVMQKFRIRNLQILVATDVAARGLDVDDLTHVINYGLPDDTESYTHRSGRTGRAGKTGTSIAIINLREKGKMREIERIISKKFIAGEMPTGKQICEKQLLKVIDDLEKVKVNEEDMADFMPEIYRKLDWLSKEDLIKRMVSHEFNRFSEYYRNREEIEMPTDSRGERNSRGGSERTGDRRSGSRKADPGFTRLFINLGKMDNFFPNELIGLLNGNTRGRIELGRIDLMKNFSFFEVDEKEAGNVVKALNRANWNGRKVSVEIAGEEGKEAPKGRRKSEGGSSYGKKEFDGKKRSFKDEKRSDASGKRSDAPRKSRSKSESAPADKKKSKPSREERGYTSARGKKDDWRQFFQGDNKEFRDKEPDFSEEGWARRAPKKK from the coding sequence ATGAAGAATTTTGAAGAGCTCGGTCTGTCGCCGGAGATACGCCGCGCCATTGAAGAAATGGGATATGAGTGTCCCATGCCGGTACAAGAGGAAGTGATTCCTTACCTTTTAGGAGAAAATAATGATGTTGTAGCACTTGCACAAACAGGAACGGGGAAAACCGCCGCATTCGGCTTACCACTTATCCAGAAAATTAATGTAAAGAACCGGATTCCACAATCCCTTATACTTTGCCCTACACGCGAACTTTGCTTGCAGATTGCAGGTGATCTGAATGATTATTCCAAATACATCACCGGATTGCGGGTATTGCCTGTATATGGCGGTTCATCCATAGACAGCCAGATACGCGCCCTGAAACAGGGTGTACATATCATTGTCGCCACCCCGGGACGCTTGCTCGACTTGATGGAACGCAAAACTGTATCCCTCACCACCATCCAGAACGTAGTAATGGACGAGGCTGACGAAATGCTGAATATGGGATTCACGGACAGCATCAACGCCATTCTTGCCGATGTACCGCAAGAGCGTAACACCCTGTTATTCTCCGCCACTATGAGCCCGGAGATCGCACGTATTTCAAAGAAGTATCTGCGTGACGCCAAAGAAATCACCATCGGACGGAAAAATGAAAGCACAAGCAATGTGAAGCATGTGGTTTTCACCGTTCATGCCAAAGATAAATACGCTGCCCTGAAACGCATCGTAGACTACTATCCGCAAATATACGGCATCATTTTCTGCCGTACACGAAAAGAGACGCAGGAGATTGCCGACAAACTGATGCAGGACGGTTATAACGCTGATTCACTGCACGGAGAATTAAGCCAAGCACAACGTGATGCCGTTATGCAGAAATTCCGTATCCGCAACCTGCAAATCCTGGTTGCCACGGACGTTGCCGCCCGCGGACTGGATGTGGACGACCTGACACATGTCATCAATTATGGTTTGCCGGATGATACCGAAAGTTACACCCACCGCAGCGGACGTACGGGACGTGCCGGAAAGACGGGTACTTCCATCGCCATCATCAACCTGCGCGAAAAAGGCAAAATGCGTGAAATAGAACGGATCATCAGCAAGAAGTTTATTGCCGGTGAAATGCCTACCGGTAAGCAAATCTGCGAGAAACAGCTTCTGAAAGTGATCGATGATCTGGAAAAGGTGAAGGTGAACGAGGAAGATATGGCCGACTTCATGCCTGAAATATACCGTAAGTTGGACTGGTTGAGCAAAGAAGACCTGATCAAGCGCATGGTTTCTCATGAATTCAACCGCTTCTCAGAATATTACCGCAACCGCGAAGAAATAGAAATGCCTACCGACAGCCGTGGCGAACGCAACAGCAGAGGCGGCAGCGAACGCACCGGTGATCGCAGAAGCGGCAGCCGCAAAGCTGATCCGGGATTCACCCGCCTGTTCATCAATCTGGGTAAGATGGATAATTTCTTCCCAAATGAACTGATAGGGCTGCTGAACGGTAATACCCGCGGACGCATAGAGCTGGGACGTATTGACCTGATGAAGAACTTCTCATTCTTCGAAGTAGACGAGAAAGAGGCAGGTAACGTAGTGAAAGCCCTGAACCGTGCGAACTGGAACGGTCGCAAAGTGTCTGTAGAAATTGCCGGTGAAGAAGGCAAAGAAGCTCCCAAAGGCAGACGTAAGAGCGAAGGTGGCAGCAGCTACGGCAAGAAAGAGTTTGACGGCAAGAAGCGCAGCTTCAAAGACGAAAAGCGCAGTGATGCATCTGGAAAACGTAGCGATGCCCCCAGAAAAAGTAGAAGTAAATCTGAAAGTGCTCCGGCTGATAAAAAGAAAAGCAAACCAAGCCGCGAAGAACGTGGCTATACCAGCGCCCGCGGTAAGAAAGACGATTGGAGACAGTTCTTTCAAGGCGACAATAAGGAGTTCCGTGATAAAGAACCCGATTTCAGCGAAGAAGGCTGGGCAAGACGGGCACCTAAAAAGAAATGA
- a CDS encoding tyrosine-protein phosphatase, whose protein sequence is MYRNLLNLLTCVLLLPACSGTAPHISIVCEENNVGNSIVKWEIAPLIKGNVKVYASTDPNNIPEDSPVAIANISDQRMTIVTTDPTRRYYYTLVFNDKYRVKIATRNVNIPGIQNFRDMGGYPSYPTKKRVRWGMLYRSAQIDSLECYSRRELKNIGIKTIIDLRSESELKGHTPPQQGFNVIHVPIKTGDMEDILKGIQEQKIKSDTVYRMVERMNRELVMNYHKEYRQIFDILLNSANYPVVIHCSSGKGRTGIASALILASLGVNSDIIMEDYRLSNDYFNIPSASSYAYNLPARSQEAITTIYSAREDFLNAAKEGIERRYGDVDTYLQRAIGLTKEEIKKLQSILLIKND, encoded by the coding sequence ATGTATAGAAATCTGTTGAACTTGCTAACATGTGTATTGCTGCTACCGGCTTGTAGCGGCACAGCTCCTCATATTTCCATTGTTTGCGAAGAAAATAACGTCGGGAACAGTATTGTCAAATGGGAAATAGCGCCTCTCATCAAAGGGAACGTAAAGGTATATGCTTCGACTGACCCGAACAATATTCCCGAGGATTCTCCGGTAGCCATAGCAAACATTTCCGATCAGCGAATGACGATTGTCACCACAGACCCTACCAGGCGTTATTACTACACCCTGGTATTTAATGATAAATATCGCGTAAAGATTGCCACCCGCAATGTCAATATCCCCGGCATACAAAACTTCCGTGATATGGGTGGGTATCCGTCATACCCTACCAAAAAGAGGGTGCGTTGGGGCATGCTCTATCGTTCTGCACAGATAGACAGTCTGGAATGCTACTCACGCAGGGAACTGAAGAATATAGGCATCAAGACCATCATCGATCTGCGCTCAGAATCGGAGTTAAAAGGTCACACTCCACCGCAACAAGGATTTAATGTAATACATGTCCCTATAAAAACAGGAGATATGGAAGATATCCTGAAAGGCATTCAGGAGCAGAAGATAAAAAGCGACACCGTCTACCGGATGGTGGAACGGATGAACCGTGAATTGGTAATGAACTATCATAAAGAATATCGCCAGATATTTGACATCCTGCTGAACAGCGCCAATTATCCTGTCGTTATCCATTGCTCCTCCGGCAAAGGACGCACCGGCATTGCTTCAGCACTGATCCTCGCCTCCCTTGGCGTGAACAGCGACATCATTATGGAAGATTACCGCCTAAGTAACGATTACTTCAACATTCCCAGCGCTTCCAGTTATGCCTACAACCTGCCAGCACGCTCGCAAGAGGCCATTACGACCATCTATTCGGCAAGGGAAGATTTCCTGAACGCCGCCAAGGAGGGAATAGAGCGTCGGTACGGTGATGTAGACACGTATCTGCAAAGAGCTATCGGACTCACCAAAGAAGAAATAAAGAAGCTGCAAAGCATTCTTCTGATAAAAAACGATTAG